The following are from one region of the Alicyclobacillus fastidiosus genome:
- a CDS encoding MFS transporter, which produces MRRGLFLYFFSEFFLSFGIGMVQYAQPFFYSSAHVSDQTIGYLFAVNAFFGGCSALLMGPLADRVGASHVFKWATLTIGLGSLCTSVVTSVPVWTVTAALSGVGGSMLTSTENVVLSSLLTGRERSHLISRFTALYMVFIGMGVIFAGWFVHAHGLRATMVVGSAVSLVAPVFRFFVKAPDSRRARVLQLPSKPLVFMAGYAILFGIAGGLFNPFATLILQQRYHASSATTSLVYAVSLFMVSLGSYLVRPMIERMRQQATLFLSFVLSACSTMLFIVAMTSAAFVAIYFVVTITTAVPPPIIDAMFLDFVHTSEFSQMFGMRVFGTRVGNAVGSSLGGSLLHGNHYNWLMVLSCVFFLISYGYLLVVRRPLMRRASERSQAE; this is translated from the coding sequence ATGAGGCGCGGACTCTTTCTCTATTTCTTTAGTGAATTTTTTCTGAGTTTTGGGATAGGCATGGTTCAGTATGCACAGCCGTTTTTCTACTCCTCTGCACACGTGTCCGATCAAACGATAGGGTATCTCTTCGCCGTCAACGCGTTCTTTGGTGGTTGTTCGGCGTTGCTTATGGGGCCGCTGGCGGACAGAGTCGGGGCTTCGCATGTCTTCAAATGGGCCACCCTCACAATTGGTCTGGGCAGCCTATGCACGTCGGTGGTCACCTCGGTACCGGTCTGGACAGTCACCGCTGCGCTGTCGGGCGTTGGGGGATCGATGCTCACAAGCACCGAAAACGTCGTCCTCAGCTCACTGCTGACCGGTCGTGAGCGATCACACCTGATCAGCCGGTTTACGGCACTTTACATGGTGTTTATTGGCATGGGTGTCATTTTTGCAGGATGGTTTGTACACGCGCATGGTCTGCGTGCGACGATGGTGGTCGGATCCGCCGTTTCACTCGTCGCACCGGTCTTTCGCTTCTTTGTGAAGGCGCCGGATAGCCGTCGTGCCAGGGTCCTGCAACTGCCCTCGAAACCGCTGGTCTTCATGGCGGGCTACGCCATCCTCTTCGGCATCGCAGGCGGGCTCTTCAATCCGTTTGCGACACTCATTTTGCAACAGCGCTACCACGCTTCAAGCGCCACCACATCGCTGGTGTACGCCGTGAGCCTGTTTATGGTATCGCTGGGTTCCTATCTGGTGCGTCCGATGATCGAGCGCATGCGGCAACAAGCGACACTTTTTCTATCGTTCGTATTGAGTGCCTGTTCGACGATGCTGTTTATCGTCGCCATGACGTCTGCGGCCTTCGTCGCCATCTATTTTGTCGTGACCATCACCACGGCCGTACCACCGCCAATCATCGACGCCATGTTTCTCGATTTCGTGCATACCAGCGAGTTTTCGCAGATGTTCGGTATGCGCGTATTTGGAACCCGCGTGGGGAACGCGGTCGGTTCGTCGCTTGGCGGCAGTCTGCTGCATGGAAATCATTACAATTGGCTCATGGTGCTCTCTTGTGTGTTCTTTTTGATTTCCTACGGCTATCTCCTCGTCGTTCGCCGGCCACTGATGCGGCGTGCGAGCGAGCGTTCACAAGCGGAGTGA
- a CDS encoding Maf family protein has protein sequence MDRLQLILASGSPRRRQLLEMLSLPFQVIVTDADEEIRPNWAPGRAVEELAERKLAVALSRIDVPNTIAIAADTVVVVDGTILGKPKDENEAYDMLQGLQGTSHEVFTGVAVYNMQNGKSRTFHEVTRVWMYEKDEDWLRWYIATGEPMDKAGSYAIQGTGSLLVERIEGDYFNVVGLPIGRLALTLEELGAPVRSLMNDEA, from the coding sequence TTGGACCGTCTACAACTTATATTGGCATCAGGCTCTCCACGCCGACGCCAGTTGCTCGAAATGCTCTCACTGCCGTTTCAGGTCATCGTGACCGACGCCGACGAGGAGATCCGTCCCAATTGGGCACCAGGTAGAGCTGTAGAGGAACTCGCAGAGCGCAAGCTCGCCGTTGCACTATCCCGAATCGACGTACCGAACACCATCGCCATTGCCGCCGACACAGTCGTCGTGGTAGACGGGACAATCCTTGGCAAGCCTAAGGACGAAAACGAAGCGTACGACATGTTACAAGGCCTTCAAGGCACCTCGCACGAGGTGTTTACAGGTGTCGCCGTGTACAACATGCAGAACGGAAAGTCCCGCACCTTTCACGAAGTGACGCGCGTTTGGATGTACGAGAAAGACGAGGACTGGCTGCGTTGGTACATCGCCACCGGTGAGCCGATGGACAAAGCCGGAAGCTACGCCATCCAAGGTACCGGATCCCTATTGGTTGAGCGAATCGAGGGCGATTACTTCAATGTGGTGGGTCTGCCGATTGGGCGCCTTGCCCTCACACTCGAGGAACTAGGCGCCCCTGTGCGCTCGTTGATGAACGACGAGGCTTAA